One segment of Spiroplasma cantharicola DNA contains the following:
- the ligA gene encoding NAD-dependent DNA ligase LigA, translating into MKQIIEKINKLKENLNKWGHAYYVLDKPLVDDSEYDKSLNELIKLESQYPQLITLDSPTQKVGGVVMDKFEKYKHKQPMLSLANAFNEEDLENFNDQILKEIENKKYNFFVEPKIDGLSISLIYKNGNLFKGVTRGDGIYGEDVTSNVKTIKSIPLSISDKSEYVEIRGEVFLSKNEFEKLNKQRLLNDEEIFANPRNAAAGTLRQLDSSIASSRKLDAFLYYFMDREKFHTHSDSLKYLETMNFKVNSLGKICNNIKEVYEHIQTILLQREKLEYEIDGVVVKINDFDLYEKVGYTAKSPKWAIAFKFPAETKQTKLKNIFSTVGRTGRITYNASLEPVQIAGTTVQAATLHNADFIIQRDIRIGGEVKVKKAGDIIPEVISPIQDENYFSLKKWKEEKKCPQCHSILERVEGEVDQYCINSQCPRKIVRGLEHFVSRDAMNIEGLSIKIIEKLYDNKFVSTVSDIYKLNKFRQQLIELDKMGEKSVKNLLESIEISKANSLEKLFFGLGIRHVGKKTAKTLALSFKNIDKISTITFEELEQINDVGPIVAKSVCDWFTIKQNRELIKELNELKINMQYLGNEGTKNNDKITLKSFVITGTLSKPRNYFKDLLEEYGAKVIDTVSKKTDFLLAGNEAGSKLEKAQKLGINILSEEQFLEMIGE; encoded by the coding sequence ATGAAACAAATTATAGAAAAAATAAACAAATTAAAAGAAAACCTTAATAAATGAGGTCATGCTTATTATGTTTTAGATAAACCATTAGTGGATGATTCAGAATATGATAAGAGTTTAAATGAGTTAATAAAATTAGAATCTCAATACCCACAATTAATTACATTAGATTCTCCCACACAAAAAGTTGGTGGAGTAGTTATGGATAAATTTGAAAAGTATAAACATAAGCAACCAATGTTAAGTTTAGCTAATGCATTTAATGAAGAAGACTTAGAGAATTTTAATGACCAAATTTTAAAGGAAATTGAAAATAAGAAGTACAATTTTTTTGTTGAGCCAAAAATTGATGGGTTATCAATATCACTAATATATAAAAATGGGAATTTATTTAAAGGAGTAACTAGAGGAGATGGAATTTATGGTGAAGATGTTACTTCAAATGTTAAAACAATAAAAAGTATTCCTCTTTCAATATCTGATAAAAGTGAGTATGTAGAAATTAGGGGAGAAGTTTTTTTATCTAAAAATGAATTTGAAAAATTAAATAAACAGAGATTATTAAATGATGAAGAAATTTTTGCAAATCCAAGAAATGCAGCAGCAGGAACTTTAAGACAACTTGATTCAAGTATTGCTAGTTCAAGAAAACTTGATGCATTTTTATATTATTTTATGGACAGAGAAAAATTTCATACTCACAGTGATTCATTGAAATATTTAGAAACAATGAATTTTAAAGTAAATAGTTTAGGAAAGATTTGCAATAATATTAAAGAAGTTTATGAACATATACAAACCATTCTTTTACAAAGAGAAAAACTGGAATATGAAATAGATGGTGTAGTAGTTAAAATTAACGATTTTGATTTATATGAAAAAGTTGGTTATACTGCAAAATCACCTAAGTGAGCTATTGCATTTAAATTCCCAGCAGAAACTAAACAAACAAAACTGAAAAATATTTTTTCAACTGTTGGAAGAACAGGAAGAATTACTTATAACGCTTCATTAGAACCTGTTCAAATTGCAGGTACAACAGTTCAAGCAGCAACACTACATAATGCAGATTTCATTATTCAAAGAGATATTAGAATCGGGGGAGAAGTCAAAGTAAAAAAGGCTGGAGATATTATTCCCGAAGTAATTTCACCAATACAAGATGAAAATTATTTTTCATTAAAAAAATGAAAAGAAGAAAAAAAATGTCCTCAATGTCATTCAATTTTAGAAAGAGTTGAGGGAGAAGTAGATCAGTATTGTATAAATTCCCAATGTCCCAGAAAAATTGTTAGAGGTTTAGAACATTTTGTTTCAAGAGATGCTATGAATATTGAGGGTTTAAGCATAAAAATAATTGAAAAACTTTACGATAATAAATTTGTAAGTACTGTCTCTGATATCTATAAATTAAATAAGTTTCGACAACAATTAATAGAGTTGGATAAAATGGGTGAAAAATCTGTTAAAAATCTTTTAGAATCAATAGAAATTTCTAAGGCAAATTCTTTAGAAAAATTATTTTTTGGTCTTGGAATTAGACATGTTGGTAAAAAAACAGCAAAGACCTTAGCTTTAAGTTTTAAAAATATTGATAAAATTTCAACAATAACTTTTGAAGAGTTAGAACAAATAAATGATGTAGGACCAATAGTTGCAAAATCAGTATGTGATTGATTTACTATTAAACAAAACAGAGAGCTGATTAAAGAATTAAATGAACTTAAAATAAATATGCAGTATTTGGGTAATGAAGGAACTAAAAATAATGATAAAATAACATTGAAGAGTTTTGTTATTACAGGTACATTAAGCAAACCAAGAAACTATTTTAAAGATTTGCTTGAAGAATATGGAGCAAAAGTTATTGATACAGTGAGTAAAAAGACTGACTTTTTATTAGCAGGAAATGAAGCTGGAAGCAAATTAGAGAAAGCTCAAAAATTAGGAATTAATATTTTATCAGAAGAGCAGTTTTTAGAAATGATAGGAGAATAA
- the gatC gene encoding Asp-tRNA(Asn)/Glu-tRNA(Gln) amidotransferase subunit GatC, protein MTINLELLKELQEDAMLDLSEKELQNILKYENIILKKFEKVLLVNTDNVEEMHYPFDITTNKLREDQEVKTLPKDEILKNAPSVHDDFITIVKVVK, encoded by the coding sequence ATGACGATTAATTTAGAATTATTAAAAGAGCTTCAAGAAGATGCTATGTTGGATTTATCAGAAAAAGAATTACAAAATATTCTAAAATATGAAAATATTATTTTGAAAAAGTTTGAAAAGGTTTTATTAGTTAATACAGATAATGTTGAAGAAATGCATTATCCTTTTGATATAACTACAAATAAATTAAGAGAAGATCAAGAAGTAAAGACTTTGCCCAAAGATGAGATTTTAAAAAATGCTCCAAGTGTGCATGACGACTTTATTACAATTGTAAAGGTGGTTAAATAG
- a CDS encoding amidase family protein, protein MNFKKTTLKKLHEQLVNKELKTTDLIKSVLDSSKADWDSNFLITLCEKEAMQRAIEMENKIEEENVLSGIPFIHKDNISTKGILTTAGSKILSNYIPSFDATIAKKFNNANSILIGKAALDELSMGGTGLFSFNGEVRNPYDKNRIAGGSSSGSAYAVAKGIVPFATGGDTGDSIRKPASLTGIVGFKPTYGSISRYGAIPYAPSLDHLGFFTNNVEDLAYLCEATYGKDEKDFTSIDNKQEFVKNINKFNKKIKFGYIKSVNKFLKGQLLKDYLKLYETLKADGHEVIELDFNKKLLEAIPAAYMMISFAEGVSSNYNLDGIKFGLRAKGNNYKEIIKNSRTQGFGETVKRRFLIGSYQLKSENQELLLAKSKKVRRLIVEELEKLYKQVDILILPPTFEPAPTVDHVYGVDVEQKGDGDFIFAEDILILANFNGMPSITIPFVSQENMPIGINLNAKPKEDLKVLQAAKYLETIIAKNFRQVGDLNE, encoded by the coding sequence ATGAATTTTAAAAAAACTACATTAAAAAAATTGCATGAACAATTAGTAAATAAAGAATTAAAAACTACTGATTTAATTAAGAGTGTTTTAGATTCCTCAAAAGCTGATTGAGATAGCAATTTTCTAATTACCTTGTGTGAAAAAGAAGCTATGCAAAGGGCCATTGAAATGGAAAACAAAATTGAAGAAGAAAATGTATTAAGTGGAATTCCATTTATTCATAAAGATAATATATCAACTAAGGGAATTCTAACTACGGCTGGTTCAAAAATCTTGTCAAATTATATTCCTTCTTTTGATGCAACAATTGCAAAAAAATTTAATAATGCAAATTCTATCTTAATAGGTAAAGCTGCATTAGATGAATTATCTATGGGAGGAACAGGTTTATTTTCATTTAATGGAGAAGTTAGAAATCCATATGACAAAAATAGAATTGCTGGGGGAAGTTCAAGTGGTAGTGCTTATGCAGTTGCAAAGGGAATTGTACCATTTGCAACTGGGGGAGATACCGGAGATTCAATTAGAAAACCTGCAAGTTTAACAGGTATTGTTGGTTTCAAACCAACTTATGGTTCTATTTCAAGGTATGGTGCTATTCCGTATGCTCCTAGTTTAGATCACTTAGGCTTTTTCACAAATAATGTTGAAGATTTAGCTTATTTATGTGAAGCAACATATGGAAAAGATGAAAAAGATTTTACATCAATCGATAATAAACAAGAATTTGTAAAAAATATTAATAAGTTTAATAAGAAAATAAAATTTGGATATATTAAAAGTGTAAATAAATTTTTAAAGGGTCAATTATTAAAAGATTATCTTAAATTATATGAAACTTTAAAAGCTGATGGTCATGAAGTTATAGAGTTGGATTTTAATAAAAAGTTACTTGAAGCTATACCAGCAGCATATATGATGATTTCTTTTGCTGAAGGAGTTTCTTCAAATTATAATTTGGATGGAATTAAATTTGGATTAAGAGCCAAGGGAAATAATTACAAAGAAATAATAAAAAATTCTAGAACTCAAGGATTTGGTGAAACTGTTAAAAGAAGATTTTTAATTGGAAGCTATCAATTAAAATCTGAAAATCAGGAATTACTTTTAGCTAAATCAAAAAAAGTAAGAAGACTTATTGTTGAAGAATTAGAAAAATTATACAAACAAGTTGATATTTTAATTTTACCTCCAACTTTTGAACCAGCTCCAACTGTTGATCATGTATATGGTGTTGATGTAGAACAAAAAGGAGATGGAGATTTTATTTTTGCAGAAGATATTTTAATTTTGGCAAATTTTAATGGAATGCCATCAATTACAATTCCCTTTGTTTCACAAGAAAATATGCCAATTGGAATTAATTTAAATGCAAAACCTAAAGAAGACTTGAAAGTCTTACAAGCTGCAAAATATTTGGAAACTATTATTGCAAAAAATTTTAGACAAGTAGGTGATTTAAATGAATAA
- the gatB gene encoding Asp-tRNA(Asn)/Glu-tRNA(Gln) amidotransferase subunit GatB codes for MNNFEVVIGIENHIELKTKSKMFGLGPVTYGETPNSQVSEIDMGYPGILPSVNKEGVRLALLTCNALKMKIDSLLRFDRKNYFYPDLVKGYQITQQFFPIGKEGKIEINLENGKKKFIEIERLHIEEDTAKQTHKDDLTYIDFNRSGVGLIEIVSKPVIRSAFEAVEYVNQLRELLLFLGVSDVKMNEGSLRCDINISLRPYGYEKLGSKVEIKNLNSLNNVKKAIEFEIKRQSKILLSGGTIDQETRRFDESSQETILMRKKSNAIDYKYFREPNIFPIQLDKNWIKEVLNGSPELASHKRKKYIDNYNLSIEDTNYILSDLALVKFFEDTISLGSDPKKIANYLLTDIKALLNKDGIELDKSNLKPKDINQIIEMLDKGIISSKHVKTILPIAFETDKEIIDIVEENNLKLISNINEIEKILLPIIKQNLNLIKEQYEQRPERVEKTIMGQLMKDTGGNVSPTIATEIIIKKIKENL; via the coding sequence ATGAATAACTTTGAAGTAGTTATAGGAATTGAAAATCATATTGAATTAAAAACTAAATCAAAAATGTTTGGTTTAGGTCCAGTTACATATGGAGAAACTCCAAATTCACAAGTTTCAGAAATTGATATGGGTTATCCTGGAATTTTACCATCAGTAAATAAAGAGGGTGTAAGATTAGCTTTACTTACTTGTAATGCTTTAAAAATGAAGATTGATTCACTTTTAAGATTTGATAGAAAAAATTATTTCTATCCTGATTTAGTAAAAGGTTATCAAATTACGCAACAATTTTTTCCAATTGGAAAAGAAGGAAAAATTGAAATAAATTTAGAAAATGGTAAAAAGAAATTTATTGAAATTGAAAGACTTCATATTGAAGAAGACACTGCTAAACAAACACATAAAGATGATTTAACATACATTGATTTTAATAGAAGTGGTGTGGGCTTAATTGAAATTGTTTCAAAGCCTGTGATAAGAAGTGCATTTGAAGCAGTTGAGTATGTAAATCAATTAAGAGAATTATTATTATTTTTAGGAGTAAGTGATGTAAAAATGAATGAGGGTTCTTTAAGATGCGATATAAATATATCTTTAAGACCATATGGTTATGAAAAACTTGGTTCAAAAGTTGAAATCAAAAATTTAAACTCACTAAATAATGTTAAAAAGGCAATTGAATTTGAAATAAAAAGACAATCTAAAATATTGTTATCTGGTGGAACCATTGATCAAGAGACAAGAAGATTTGATGAGTCAAGTCAAGAAACAATTTTAATGAGAAAAAAATCAAACGCAATTGATTATAAATATTTTAGAGAACCAAATATTTTTCCCATTCAATTGGATAAAAATTGAATTAAAGAAGTTCTAAATGGTTCTCCTGAATTAGCATCACATAAAAGAAAGAAATATATTGATAATTATAATCTTTCTATTGAAGATACAAATTATATTTTGTCTGATTTAGCATTAGTTAAATTTTTTGAAGATACAATTTCATTAGGTTCGGACCCTAAGAAGATTGCAAATTATTTATTAACTGATATTAAAGCCTTATTAAATAAAGATGGTATTGAATTAGATAAATCAAATTTAAAACCAAAAGATATTAATCAGATAATAGAAATGCTGGATAAAGGAATAATCTCTTCAAAACATGTTAAAACAATATTGCCAATAGCTTTTGAAACAGATAAAGAAATTATAGATATAGTAGAAGAAAATAATTTAAAATTAATTTCAAATATAAATGAAATTGAAAAAATTTTATTGCCAATTATTAAACAAAACTTAAACTTAATAAAAGAACAATATGAACAAAGACCAGAAAGAGTTGAAAAAACAATTATGGGTCAACTTATGAAAGATACTGGTGGTAATGTAAGTCCTACAATAGCCACAGAAATAATAATTAAAAAAATAAAAGAAAATTTATAA
- a CDS encoding potassium channel family protein — protein MARKKSFAIFGANYFGLSVAQTLDERKQLIKIFDYDEERLNLYINQFESVEGVVLDATNKNALEKNGISQYDGVIVCFGGNMESSILTVLNLLDLGVENIIVKARDERHKRILLALGLEEDKVIIPDVITGKMVATKSLFDIESEVQSIDNEYVFTSITVYEEEIIDKSIFDAGLVSNKDFNIIQIKRNGKTILPDEYTILKEGDILGVYAKNNVVNDLVLKIRGEQEIDE, from the coding sequence TGCTATATTTGGGGCAAACTATTTTGGTCTATCAGTGGCGCAAACACTAGATGAAAGAAAGCAATTAATAAAGATTTTTGACTATGATGAAGAACGATTAAACTTATACATTAATCAATTTGAATCTGTTGAGGGAGTTGTTTTAGATGCAACTAATAAAAATGCTTTAGAAAAAAATGGAATTTCACAATACGATGGAGTTATAGTTTGTTTTGGGGGAAATATGGAATCAAGTATTTTAACAGTTTTGAATCTATTAGATTTAGGTGTTGAAAACATTATTGTTAAAGCAAGAGATGAAAGACACAAAAGAATCTTATTAGCTCTTGGTTTAGAAGAAGATAAAGTTATTATTCCCGATGTTATTACAGGAAAAATGGTTGCTACCAAATCTCTATTTGATATTGAAAGTGAAGTTCAATCAATTGATAATGAATATGTTTTTACAAGTATAACTGTTTATGAAGAAGAGATTATTGATAAATCAATATTTGATGCTGGATTAGTTTCTAATAAAGACTTTAATATTATTCAGATAAAAAGAAACGGAAAGACTATTTTACCTGATGAGTATACTATTCTTAAAGAAGGAGATATTCTTGGAGTATATGCAAAAAATAATGTTGTAAATGATCTTGTTTTGAAAATTAGAGGAGAACAAGAAATTGATGAATAA